The genomic region AAACCGCGCTGGAGCAGCACCCCACCGTGCGCCAGGCGGTGGTGCTGGCCCGCGAGGACGTACCCGGCGACAAGCGGCTGGTGGCCTACGTGGCGGGCCGGGCCGGGCAGACGCTGGACGTGGACGGGCTCAAGGCGTCGCTCCAGGCGAGGCTGCCGGAGTACATGGTGCCCACGGCCTTCGTGGTGCTGGACGCGCTGCCGCTCAGCCCCAACGGCAAGGTGGACCGCAAGGCGCTGCCTGCGCCCACGCTGGAGCGCGCGGCGCAGGAAGCGCGCGTCCCGCCCCAGACGCCCACGGAGGAGGTCATCGCCGCGCTGTTCGGAGAGCTGCTGGGGGTCGCGGACGTGGGCGCGCGGGACGACCTGTTCCGGCTGGGCGGCAACTCGCTGCTGGCCACGCGCGTGCTCGCGCGGCTGCGCGTGCGCTTCGGCGTGGAGCTGTCGCTGCGAGTCCTCTTCCAGCACCCCACCGTGCGGCAGCTCGCGCGGTGCGTGGATGACGCGCGCGCGGGCACCGTGGCCCCGGTGGAGCGCGCCGCCCCGGCCCGGGAGCGCCACCCGGTGCTCCCTCTCACCGAGGACACCGCGCCAGAGGACACCGGCGGCCTGCCCGCGCTCGCGCCCGCGGCGCCCGTCCTCTCCGCCGAGGAGCGGCACCGCGTGCTGGTGACCTGGAACGACACCGCGAAGGACTTCCCTCGCGACGCGTGCCTGCACCACCTGGTGGAGGCCCAGGCGCGGCGCACGCCGGACGCGGTGGCGGTGGTCGCCGGTCCGGTGCGGCTCACCTACCGCGAGCTGGAGCAGCGCGCCGGGCGTCTGGCGCGGCGGCTGCGGGCCCTGGGCGTGGGCCCGGAGGTCCGCGTGGGCCTGTGTGTGGAGCGCAACGCCGACATGGTCGTGGGCATGCTGGGCATCCTCAAGGCGGGTGGGGCGTACGTGCCGCTCGACCCCACGTACCCGCGGGAGCGGCTGGCCTTCCTGCTGGAGGACGCACGCGGCCCCGCGCTCGTGGCGCACGCGCACCTGGTGCCCGCGCTGCCCGCGCACACCTGCCAGGTGGTGTGCCTGGAGGACGACGCGGAGGCGCCAGGCCAGGCGTCTCCGGACGCGTCGCTCACTCAAGCGCCCCTGCCGGAGAACCTGGCCTACCTCATCTACACGTCGGGCAGCACCGGGCGGCCCAAGGGCGTGGCCATCCCGCACCGCGCGGCGGTGGCCTTCCTCACCTGGGTGCACGGCCTGTACTCCGCGGAGGAGCTCCAGGGCGTGCTCGCGTGCACGTCGCTCAACTTCGACCTCTCCGTCTTCGAGGTCTTCGCCCCGCTCACCCGGGGAGGCCGCGTCATCCTCGCGCGCAACGCGCTGCACCTGGCGGAGCTGCCCCAGGCGTCGGAGGTGACGCTCGTCAACACCGTGCCCTCGGCCATGGCGCAGCTGTTGCGGCTGGGCGCGCTGCCGCCCTCGGTGCGCACCATCAACCTGGCGGGCGAGGCGCTGCCCGCGTCGCTCGCGCGACAGGTGTTCGACACGCCCACGGTGCAGCGGCTCTACAACCTCTATGGCCCGTCGGAGGACACCACGTACTCCACCTTCGCGCGCGTGCGGCCGGGCGAGGTGCCGCCCATCGGCCGGCCACTGTCCAACACCCGCGCCTACGTGCTGGACGCGGACCTGCGGCCGGTGCCCGTGGGCCAGCCCGGGGCGCTGTACCTCGCGGGCGAAGGCCAGTCGCGCGGCTACCTCCACCGGCCGGACCTGACCGCGGAGCGCTTCCTGCCGGAGCCCTTCGGTCCGCCGGGCTCGCGCATGTACAAGACGGGGGACCGTGTGCGCTACCGCCCCGACGGCACGCTGGAGTACCTGGGCCGCGACGACTTCCAGGTGAAGGTGCGCGGCTTCCGCATCGAACTGGGCGAGGTGGAGGCCGCCGTGCAGGCCGTCCCCGGCGTGCGCGAAGCCGTGGTGCTGGCGCGCGAGGACGTGCCCGGCGACAAGCGGCTGGTGGCCTACGTCGTCGCCCGGGACGGGCAGACGCTGGACGCGGCGGCGCTCAAGGACGGGCTGCGCCGCACGCTGCCGGAGTACATGGTGCCCACGTCCTTCGTGGTGCTGGACGCGCTGCCGCTCAACCCCAACGGCAAGGTGGACCGCAAGGCACTGCCCGTCCCCGTCCTGGAGCGCGCGAGCCCCCGTCCCTACGAAGCCCCCCAGACGCCCACGCAGCAGCTGCTCGCGGGCCTCTGGCGGCAGGTGCTGGGCGTGGAGCGTGTGGGCCTCACCGACCACTTCTTCGAGCTGGGGGGCCACTCGCTGCTCGCGACGCAGGTGGTGTCGCGGCTGCGCGCGTCGCTGCGCGTAGAGCTGCCGCTGGAGGCCTTCTTCCACGCGCCCACGCTCCAGGCGCTCGCCGCGCGGGTGGACGCCGCGCGCGAAGCAGGGGACGCCTCTCCCGCCGTGCCGCCGCTGCTGCCGATGCCGCGGACGGGAAGGCTGCCGCTGTCCTTCGCGCAGCAGCGGCTGTGGCTGCTGGACCGGCTGGAGCCCGGAAGCAGCGCGTACACCATCCTCGCGGCGCTGCGCCTCACCGGGCCGCTGCACACCCGGGCGCTGGTGAGGAGCTTCCACGCGCTGCACCAGCGCCATGAGAGCCTGCGCACCGTGTTCCGCGAGGACGCGCAGGGCCCGCTGCAGGTCATCCTGCCGGAGCTGCCACCGGCGCTGGGCTTCGTGGACCTGGGCGGCGTGCCGGAGGCGGAGCGGGATCGCGAGGCGCTGGCGCTCGCGGCGGCCCAGGCGGAGGTGCCCTTCGACCTGGCCCGGGGTCCGCTGGTGCGCGGCCTGCTCGTGCGGCTGGGAGCGCGGCACCACCTGCTCGTGGTGACGCTGCACCACATCATCTCCGACGGCTGGTCCTCCGCCGTGCTCACCCGGGAGTTGTCGTCCCTCTACGAGGCCTTCAGCACGGATCAGCCGCCCGTGCTGGCCGCGCTCCCGCTCCAGTACGTGGACTACACGCTCTGGCAGCGGGCGTGGCTGACGGAGGACGTCCTCGCGTCGCAGCTGGCGTACTGGCGCCGCCAGCTCGCGGGTGCGCCCGCCGCGCTGGAGCTGCCCACCGACCACCCGCGCCCCGACGTGCAGACCTTCAGGGGAGGGCGCGTGCCGGTGCGACTGGGCCTGCCGCTGTCGGAGTCGGTAAAGGCGCTGGGCCACCGCGAGGGCGTCACGCCCTTCATGGTGCTGCTCGCCGGCCTCCAGGCGCTCCTGTCGCGGCTGAGCGGCCAGGCGGAGGTGGTGGTGGGCTCGCCCATCGCGGGCCGTCCGGCGCCGGAGCTGGAGGACATGCTCGGGTGCTTCGTGAACACGCTGGCCCTGCGCACGCGCGTGGACGCGGCCGAGGGCTTCCGCGCGCTGCTCGCCCGCGTGCGCGACGTGACGCTGGGTGCCTACGCGCACCAGGACGCCCCATTCGACCGCGTGGTGGAGGCGGTGCGTCCGGCGCGCGAGCCGGGTCGCTCTCCGCTGTTCCAGGTGCTCTTCGTGCTGGAGAACGCGCCCGTGTCCCAGCCCATGGGGCCCGGACTGTCCCTGGGCTTCGTGGACGTGGAGCGCCAGTCCGCCAAGTTCGACCTGACGCTGGCCCTGTGGGAGGAGCCGGAGACCGGCCTCACCGGAGTACTGGAGTACAACCGCGACCTCTTCGACCCGGGCACCGCCACGCGCTGGGCCGGCCAGCTGCGAGCCCTGCTGGAGCAGGCGGTCCTCACGCCGGACGCGCCGCTGTCCCGTCTGAAGCCGGGCATCGCCCCCGCGGAGCTGCTGGTGCCCCTTCAACCGAAGGGGACGCGCCCGCCGTTCTTCTGCGTGCACGCCATTGGCGGCACGGTGTGGGGCTACGCGGAGCTGGCGCGGCAGCTGGGCGAGGACCAGCCCTTCCACGGCCTCCAGGCGCCGGGCCTGGAGAGCGGACAGCCGACAGTGGACTCACTGGAGGACCTGGCCGCGCTCTACGTGGAGGCGATGCGCACGGTGCGGCCCCACGGTCCCTACCGCCTGGGCGGCTGGTCCATGGGCGCCCTCATCGCCTTCGAGATGGCGCG from Corallococcus macrosporus harbors:
- a CDS encoding amino acid adenylation domain-containing protein, with the translated sequence MTPEEKRAKLARLLAEKAGVARKAPASFSQERMWFLEQWSPGSALFNMPAVVRLTGALDPDALGRGLQVLVERHETLRTTLREREGQPVQVIAPSLVLKLEREDLRGVPEAEREAHAWRAVTRDAQRPFVLSEGPLARATLYALAEEEHLLLLNLHHAIADGWSMGVLVRELAAVYAAARAGTSARLEALPLQYADFAAWQRATLKGEALESQLSWWRGKLDPEARLELPADKARPATLGSAGARQFLTLPRELTQTLRDFSQRHGTTLFVVWVSAFLSLVYRYTGQEDVALGTLVSGRDRAELEGLVGLFINTLVLRTPLSGRLRFRELMARVGDTVSEAQAHQGVPFEKLVEALKPERSSSHLPLFQVMVIHQNAPGAVLQQEGLTLEVLPVTTDTTKHDLTLYATELPQGLRLSAEYSTDLFEAPTVARLLAHLRTVLVGALAAPDTALRDLPLLSEAERRQLLVDWHGARQVLPEPEDLASLIEAQVARTPDRVALAFGDATLTYAQLDARANQLAHRLRECGVGPESRVGVCLERSLELVVSLLAVLKAGGAYVPFDPGYPAQRLTWMFQDARPTVLLAQEHLVPGLPPHGARVVCVDAEAEALSQLPTHAPARQPLSDALAYIIFTSGSTGRPKGAMNAHRGVCNRLRWMQTEYRLDADDVVLQKTPFSFDVSVWEFFWPLMTGARLVVARPGGHQEPAYLARLIREAGVTTLHFVPSMLQVFLEEPEARGCASLRRVVCSGEALPLELKERCLQVLPHAGLHNLYGPTEAAVDVTYFACTPGDGRRSVPIGRAVANTSILILDPVFQPVPVGVAGELYIGGVQVGRGYQSRPDLTAERFVPDPFSALPGARLYRTGDVARWLPDGEVEYLSRADFQVKVRGLRIELGEIETALEQHPTVRQAVVLAREDVPGDKRLVAYVAGRAGQTLDVDGLKASLQARLPEYMVPTAFVVLDALPLSPNGKVDRKALPAPTLERAAQEARVPPQTPTEEVIAALFGELLGVADVGARDDLFRLGGNSLLATRVLARLRVRFGVELSLRVLFQHPTVRQLARCVDDARAGTVAPVERAAPARERHPVLPLTEDTAPEDTGGLPALAPAAPVLSAEERHRVLVTWNDTAKDFPRDACLHHLVEAQARRTPDAVAVVAGPVRLTYRELEQRAGRLARRLRALGVGPEVRVGLCVERNADMVVGMLGILKAGGAYVPLDPTYPRERLAFLLEDARGPALVAHAHLVPALPAHTCQVVCLEDDAEAPGQASPDASLTQAPLPENLAYLIYTSGSTGRPKGVAIPHRAAVAFLTWVHGLYSAEELQGVLACTSLNFDLSVFEVFAPLTRGGRVILARNALHLAELPQASEVTLVNTVPSAMAQLLRLGALPPSVRTINLAGEALPASLARQVFDTPTVQRLYNLYGPSEDTTYSTFARVRPGEVPPIGRPLSNTRAYVLDADLRPVPVGQPGALYLAGEGQSRGYLHRPDLTAERFLPEPFGPPGSRMYKTGDRVRYRPDGTLEYLGRDDFQVKVRGFRIELGEVEAAVQAVPGVREAVVLAREDVPGDKRLVAYVVARDGQTLDAAALKDGLRRTLPEYMVPTSFVVLDALPLNPNGKVDRKALPVPVLERASPRPYEAPQTPTQQLLAGLWRQVLGVERVGLTDHFFELGGHSLLATQVVSRLRASLRVELPLEAFFHAPTLQALAARVDAAREAGDASPAVPPLLPMPRTGRLPLSFAQQRLWLLDRLEPGSSAYTILAALRLTGPLHTRALVRSFHALHQRHESLRTVFREDAQGPLQVILPELPPALGFVDLGGVPEAERDREALALAAAQAEVPFDLARGPLVRGLLVRLGARHHLLVVTLHHIISDGWSSAVLTRELSSLYEAFSTDQPPVLAALPLQYVDYTLWQRAWLTEDVLASQLAYWRRQLAGAPAALELPTDHPRPDVQTFRGGRVPVRLGLPLSESVKALGHREGVTPFMVLLAGLQALLSRLSGQAEVVVGSPIAGRPAPELEDMLGCFVNTLALRTRVDAAEGFRALLARVRDVTLGAYAHQDAPFDRVVEAVRPAREPGRSPLFQVLFVLENAPVSQPMGPGLSLGFVDVERQSAKFDLTLALWEEPETGLTGVLEYNRDLFDPGTATRWAGQLRALLEQAVLTPDAPLSRLKPGIAPAELLVPLQPKGTRPPFFCVHAIGGTVWGYAELARQLGEDQPFHGLQAPGLESGQPTVDSLEDLAALYVEAMRTVRPHGPYRLGGWSMGALIAFEMARQLLRQGEQVERLVFIEPSPTSYARGQRVDDPTTQGQLFTVNLAHTTGLPETLPPDVPPGDSHRLLHYLLEAGQRTGVFGAEVGLAWLQRRQRVFNACLAALSGHVLEPLGVPVWLLRGTEANVDEGSDRTRGWAALTPDPRVVDVPGTHYSVLQSPQVEVLGRALARVLESPPEASSSPTEAGTERPPTAGPRP